From a single Bacteroidota bacterium genomic region:
- the gatA gene encoding Asp-tRNA(Asn)/Glu-tRNA(Gln) amidotransferase subunit GatA, whose amino-acid sequence MTSFESARTLANSRNPELNAFLEIFDDARYPKTSGPLAGMTVAIKDVLALKDARLTCGSKFLEPFHSLYTATCVQRLVESGAQIVGKTNMDEFAMGSSNENSAFGPVRNPWDTSRVPGGSSGGSAVAAAIGACDIAFGTDTGGSIRQPAAFCGVVGLKPTYGRISRYGLTAFASSFDTVGTFSRTLEDAARALEVMAGYDEMDATSAKIPVPKYTESLQQDVSGLRIGLPKEYFGEGIEPDVRRLVEEAKGKLQAAGCKIVEISLPHTKYCVADYYILTTAEASSNLARFDGIRYGKRAQGVAALEETYRTSRTEGFGREVKRRIMLGTYVLSSGYYDAYYKRAQRVRRLIREDFDRAFERCDALLTPTTPSTAFKLGEKVSDPLAMYLNDIFTVSANCAGVPAISVPVGLDANRLPVGAQLIAKQFDEAMLFRLSKEFHTPLIPG is encoded by the coding sequence ATGACCTCTTTTGAAAGTGCCCGGACTCTCGCGAACTCGCGTAACCCGGAGTTGAACGCCTTCCTCGAGATCTTCGATGACGCGCGGTATCCGAAAACGTCTGGCCCACTGGCTGGCATGACCGTCGCTATCAAGGATGTGCTCGCGCTCAAGGACGCACGACTGACCTGCGGCTCGAAGTTTCTTGAGCCATTCCATTCGCTCTACACGGCAACGTGTGTTCAGCGACTGGTCGAGAGCGGTGCACAAATTGTCGGCAAGACCAACATGGACGAGTTCGCGATGGGCTCCTCGAACGAAAACTCGGCGTTCGGTCCTGTACGAAATCCGTGGGACACCAGCCGCGTCCCAGGCGGATCGAGCGGCGGCAGCGCGGTCGCGGCGGCGATTGGAGCTTGCGATATTGCGTTCGGTACGGACACAGGTGGCTCCATCCGGCAACCGGCAGCATTCTGCGGCGTTGTTGGTCTGAAGCCAACCTACGGTCGAATTTCGAGGTATGGCCTGACAGCGTTTGCGTCGTCTTTCGATACCGTAGGCACGTTCAGCCGCACGCTTGAAGATGCTGCTCGTGCGCTCGAAGTGATGGCCGGTTACGATGAGATGGATGCAACCAGCGCCAAAATACCTGTTCCGAAATATACTGAGTCGCTGCAGCAGGATGTCAGCGGCCTTCGTATTGGGCTGCCAAAAGAATATTTTGGCGAAGGCATCGAACCGGATGTTCGTCGATTGGTCGAAGAAGCGAAGGGAAAGCTTCAAGCGGCCGGCTGCAAGATTGTTGAAATCTCACTCCCTCACACGAAGTATTGCGTTGCCGATTATTATATCTTGACAACGGCTGAAGCATCGAGCAATCTGGCTCGTTTCGACGGCATTCGATATGGGAAGCGTGCGCAGGGGGTTGCTGCGCTCGAAGAGACCTATCGAACGAGCCGGACCGAAGGCTTTGGACGCGAGGTAAAGCGACGAATTATGCTGGGCACCTACGTACTCTCATCCGGGTATTACGATGCGTACTACAAACGTGCTCAGCGAGTCCGCCGACTCATTCGAGAAGATTTCGACCGCGCATTCGAGCGGTGTGATGCGCTCCTGACCCCCACAACGCCATCAACCGCGTTCAAGCTCGGTGAAAAAGTTAGTGACCCCCTGGCAATGTACTTGAACGATATTTTCACCGTGAGTGCAAATTGTGCCGGAGTCCCGGCGATCAGCGTGCCGGTTGGACTGGACGCCAATAGATTGCCTGTCGGCGCTCAACTCATCGCGAAGCAATTCGACGAAGCGATGCTCTTCCGTCTCTCGAAAGAATTTCACACCCCGCTCATTCCCGGATAA
- a CDS encoding glycosyltransferase family 39 protein → MSTLTRIAKIYRVEAMLALGAIAVCILFGCTQQYFLDGHTAGVRGLLSPPLDDVYIHCQFAHNLLSGGPYGFANSVPLTADTSPLWVVLIAIGGLFTSRLELVAIVLSMICFAIIPIGIYRTARDLFGLEQQLSILAGALAILTGRIAWSGMSGMETALAALLMLLAVEEHLRSRRTACIRAREAIWLGLGVLTRPEFIFVASVFAIDWIVASVREHPNVKAAPIVVLTFVAISSPAILLPIVTRGSLLFHSSVVQGAHASLVPNVLYLWFVLKIMIANNIILLALAGYGVWKCAKDARIALLLIIIIGLPLAQAFVAPQFRHHGRYMFPVLPLIPLVAVSMLAVIAPRMSTPANRIVMAVIIFASLVETYRWSRISAESVRNINDQHLMAVDWLRQNMRPTDTLAVQDVGAIGYFLDKPVIDLTGLVTPSIWPVQHDQDSVWRAARKMGANLFVIYNRLNPTYFLQHSDSLVLATEFRVRLPLASSADTVMSVYRLKETRHG, encoded by the coding sequence GTGAGTACGCTCACGCGCATTGCGAAGATATATCGGGTTGAAGCCATGCTCGCGCTCGGGGCAATTGCGGTATGCATCCTCTTCGGGTGTACTCAGCAGTATTTCCTGGATGGGCATACTGCAGGTGTGCGCGGGCTGCTCAGCCCGCCGCTTGATGATGTATACATTCACTGCCAGTTCGCGCATAACCTGTTGAGTGGTGGACCTTATGGTTTCGCGAACAGCGTGCCGCTTACGGCCGACACATCGCCGCTCTGGGTTGTTCTCATCGCAATCGGTGGACTGTTTACATCGCGACTTGAACTTGTCGCAATCGTGCTTTCGATGATTTGCTTTGCGATCATTCCGATCGGGATCTATCGGACCGCGCGCGATCTGTTCGGATTGGAGCAACAATTGTCCATTCTTGCCGGAGCGCTCGCTATTCTCACGGGTCGCATCGCATGGAGCGGCATGAGTGGCATGGAGACTGCGCTGGCTGCACTGCTCATGTTACTTGCGGTCGAGGAACACTTGCGGTCAAGACGAACCGCATGTATCCGCGCCCGCGAAGCCATCTGGCTCGGACTTGGAGTACTGACGCGACCAGAATTTATTTTCGTAGCCAGTGTATTCGCAATCGATTGGATCGTCGCGTCCGTTCGAGAGCATCCCAATGTGAAGGCCGCTCCCATCGTTGTCCTAACGTTTGTTGCGATCAGCTCGCCGGCGATACTGTTGCCGATCGTCACGCGAGGTTCGTTGCTGTTTCATTCGAGCGTGGTACAGGGTGCTCATGCATCGCTTGTTCCGAATGTCCTGTATCTCTGGTTTGTGCTCAAGATCATGATCGCCAATAACATTATCCTGCTCGCACTGGCAGGATATGGAGTGTGGAAATGCGCAAAGGACGCGCGTATTGCGTTGCTGCTAATTATTATTATCGGCCTCCCTCTTGCGCAGGCATTCGTTGCACCGCAATTTCGACATCACGGACGCTACATGTTCCCTGTGCTGCCGCTCATCCCACTGGTTGCCGTTTCGATGCTTGCCGTGATTGCGCCGAGAATGAGTACGCCTGCAAATCGCATTGTCATGGCGGTTATCATATTCGCAAGTTTGGTTGAGACATATCGCTGGTCGCGAATTTCGGCGGAGTCTGTCCGCAACATCAACGATCAGCACCTGATGGCGGTCGATTGGCTACGCCAGAATATGCGTCCGACTGATACGTTGGCTGTGCAGGATGTCGGCGCCATCGGATATTTCCTGGACAAGCCGGTGATCGACTTAACTGGCCTTGTTACGCCATCGATATGGCCCGTTCAACACGATCAGGATTCCGTTTGGCGTGCCGCCCGCAAGATGGGAGCGAACCTGTTTGTGATCTACAACCGGCTGAATCCCACGTACTTCTTGCAGCATAGCGATTCACTCGTTCTGGCGACCGAGTTTCGCGTCCGGTTGCCGCTCGCATCCTCCGCCGATACCGTGATGAGCGTGTATCGGCTCAAGGAGACACGGCATGGCTAA
- a CDS encoding decaprenyl-phosphate phosphoribosyltransferase has product MTNLRTILRLFRPLQWTKNLFVFAALVFSQHLLDPAYFLLSVRAFLAFSMTASFIYIVNDIADREHDRLHPKKRFRPIASGQVSLFQAVVLASIPLIAAIVLTANLPWTFILCLAAYLLQNLAYTYFLKNLVLIDVFVIAIGFMLRVIGGALVIDVPRSSWLILTTMFLSLFLGFAKRRGELVAIGTASPEDKAKYHTRKVLHHYSVDFVEQMTTICAAGFIFSYALYTVSERTVKMFGTENLIFTTPFVLYGIFRYLYLLHKKNLGESPTEVVLSDIPMIVNFGAYAIAMIAIIYLK; this is encoded by the coding sequence GTGACGAACCTCAGAACGATACTCCGCCTGTTCCGTCCCCTGCAATGGACGAAGAATCTCTTCGTCTTCGCTGCGCTTGTGTTTTCGCAGCATTTGCTCGATCCGGCTTATTTCTTACTTTCTGTTCGAGCATTCCTGGCGTTCAGCATGACGGCCAGTTTCATTTACATCGTTAACGATATTGCGGATCGGGAGCACGACCGGCTGCATCCTAAAAAGCGATTCCGGCCGATTGCGTCGGGACAGGTCTCCCTGTTCCAGGCTGTCGTTCTCGCAAGCATTCCGCTCATCGCGGCCATCGTGCTTACCGCGAACCTGCCGTGGACATTCATTCTTTGTCTGGCGGCCTACCTGCTCCAAAATCTGGCATACACCTACTTTCTGAAGAATCTCGTCCTCATCGATGTCTTCGTGATTGCGATTGGATTCATGCTTCGGGTGATCGGCGGCGCGCTCGTCATTGATGTGCCCCGTAGTTCGTGGCTCATTCTGACTACGATGTTTCTCTCACTCTTCCTCGGCTTCGCGAAACGCCGCGGGGAGTTGGTGGCGATCGGTACCGCGAGTCCGGAGGATAAAGCGAAATATCATACGCGGAAAGTCCTGCATCATTATTCTGTCGATTTTGTCGAGCAGATGACGACGATTTGTGCCGCCGGGTTTATCTTTAGTTATGCCCTGTATACCGTCTCTGAGCGAACGGTGAAGATGTTCGGCACCGAAAACCTCATCTTCACAACGCCTTTTGTGCTCTATGGGATATTCCGATATCTCTATCTTCTCCACAAGAAGAATCTCGGTGAAAGCCCAACCGAAGTAGTGCTGTCGGACATTCCGATGATTGTCAACTTTGGGGCTTATGCAATCGCCATGATTGCGATTATCTACCTGAAGTGA
- a CDS encoding methylmalonyl-CoA mutase family protein, with the protein MKYTTLSGKPVEMLYSPTGAGEDVRGTSLQSPDDFVENVGFPGQFPYTRGIHPNGYRGKLWTMRQFAGFGTPEDTNERFKYLLAHGQTGLSTAFDLPTLMGRDADDAWSEGEVGICGVAISSLKDMETLFAGIPLDKVSTSMTINSPAAMVFAFYLCVAEKQGVAFDRLRGTLQNDILKEYIAQKEFIYPPEPSMRIITDMIEYCTNEVPQWNPVSVSGYHIREAGSTAAQELAFTLADGFSYVEHCLARGMDIDAFTPRISFFFNSHIDFFEEIAKLRAARRIWARRMKDKYGAKSARSLSLRFHTQTAGCSLTAQQPENNIVRTAFEALAGVLGGTQSLHTNSMDETLALPSEKAVKIALRTQQIIAYETGVINTVDPLGGSYFIESETDRLEREANVYFDQIDALGGVIPAIEAGFFQREIADAAYRYQLELDRKEKYIVGVNEFVELNEKIDIPILQISPQVEIDQKRKLAELKANRSQADVNESIEEIRAAGFGHTNLMPVLVRAARNYVTLGEMINTLKVPFGEYQEAIVF; encoded by the coding sequence ATGAAGTACACCACGCTCTCGGGCAAGCCAGTGGAGATGCTCTATTCACCCACCGGAGCAGGGGAGGACGTGCGCGGCACATCCCTACAAAGTCCAGACGACTTTGTCGAGAATGTCGGTTTCCCCGGACAATTCCCGTACACGCGCGGGATTCATCCGAACGGGTATCGAGGCAAGCTGTGGACGATGCGGCAGTTCGCCGGATTCGGCACGCCCGAGGACACCAACGAGCGATTCAAGTATTTGCTCGCGCACGGACAGACGGGACTCTCGACGGCATTCGATCTGCCGACGCTCATGGGCCGCGATGCGGACGATGCATGGTCGGAAGGCGAGGTCGGGATTTGCGGCGTCGCGATCTCCTCACTCAAAGACATGGAGACGCTCTTCGCCGGCATCCCGCTGGACAAAGTCTCGACCTCGATGACGATCAACTCGCCCGCAGCGATGGTCTTCGCGTTCTATCTTTGCGTTGCCGAGAAGCAGGGCGTGGCGTTCGACCGCCTGCGCGGCACACTGCAAAACGACATCCTGAAAGAGTACATCGCTCAAAAGGAGTTTATCTATCCGCCGGAGCCTTCGATGCGGATCATCACGGACATGATCGAGTACTGCACGAACGAGGTCCCGCAGTGGAACCCGGTCTCGGTCTCGGGCTATCACATCCGCGAAGCCGGTTCGACCGCAGCGCAAGAGCTGGCCTTCACGCTCGCTGATGGATTTTCGTATGTCGAGCATTGCCTGGCGCGCGGGATGGACATCGATGCATTTACGCCGCGCATTTCGTTCTTTTTCAATTCGCACATCGACTTTTTCGAAGAGATCGCGAAGCTCCGCGCTGCACGCCGTATTTGGGCGCGCCGCATGAAGGATAAATACGGCGCAAAGTCGGCACGCTCGCTTTCGCTTCGCTTCCACACGCAGACCGCTGGTTGCTCCCTCACAGCACAGCAGCCGGAGAATAATATCGTCCGCACGGCATTCGAAGCGCTGGCGGGCGTGCTCGGTGGCACGCAATCGCTGCACACGAACTCGATGGACGAAACGCTGGCGCTGCCGAGCGAGAAGGCCGTGAAGATCGCGCTCCGCACGCAGCAAATCATTGCCTACGAGACTGGCGTCATCAATACGGTCGATCCGCTTGGCGGCTCGTACTTTATCGAATCCGAAACGGACCGGTTAGAGCGCGAGGCGAATGTGTACTTCGATCAGATCGACGCCCTGGGCGGCGTGATTCCGGCGATCGAAGCTGGATTCTTCCAGCGCGAGATTGCGGACGCGGCCTATCGCTATCAACTCGAACTCGACCGGAAAGAGAAGTATATTGTCGGCGTGAACGAGTTTGTCGAACTCAATGAGAAGATCGACATTCCGATCCTGCAGATTTCTCCTCAGGTCGAGATCGATCAGAAGCGCAAACTCGCCGAACTGAAAGCGAACCGCTCGCAAGCGGACGTCAACGAGTCGATCGAAGAGATTCGCGCCGCCGGATTCGGACACACGAACCTGATGCCGGTGCTCGTCCGCGCCGCACGAAACTACGTCACGCTTGGCGAGATGATCAACACACTGAAGGTGCCGTTCGGAGAGTATCAGGAGGCGATCGTATTTTGA
- a CDS encoding GerW family sporulation protein — protein sequence MNAQFDTVISKVTDFLKSEAKTETVIGDQFQLGEFTCVPVIRVGLGFGFGGGEGEGDAPKNGKGKGEGSGAGAGTGIEPIGFLVTRGDMINFVSTKSNKGLNALLEKAPDILSEYLKKDGKVPASSN from the coding sequence ATGAATGCACAATTTGACACGGTCATCTCGAAAGTGACCGACTTCCTGAAGAGTGAAGCAAAAACGGAGACCGTCATCGGAGATCAATTCCAGCTTGGCGAGTTCACCTGCGTGCCGGTCATCCGTGTGGGACTCGGGTTCGGATTCGGCGGCGGAGAAGGCGAAGGCGACGCACCGAAAAACGGCAAGGGTAAGGGCGAGGGCTCCGGAGCCGGAGCGGGGACGGGAATCGAACCGATCGGATTCCTCGTCACGCGAGGGGACATGATCAACTTCGTATCGACAAAGTCGAACAAAGGGTTGAACGCATTGCTGGAGAAAGCCCCCGATATTCTCTCCGAATATCTCAAGAAGGACGGGAAGGTCCCCGCCTCATCGAATTAA
- a CDS encoding YdeI family protein: protein MDGKNPKVDFFLKNAKTWQKEYEKLRTIVLDCGLTEELKWGQPCYTIDGRNIVLIHGFKEYCALLFMKGALLDDPEAILIQQTKNVQAARQIRFTHLREIIELEPILKAYIRQAIEVEKAGLKVKHKETSEYAVPEEFQSRLDASPNLKTAFEALTPGRERGYLYYFSTAKQSKTREARVEKYIPKILKGKGFDD from the coding sequence ATGGATGGAAAGAACCCCAAGGTCGATTTTTTCCTCAAGAATGCCAAAACGTGGCAGAAAGAGTATGAGAAGCTGAGAACGATCGTTCTTGACTGTGGGCTGACCGAAGAGTTGAAGTGGGGCCAACCTTGCTACACGATTGACGGGAGAAACATCGTCCTGATCCATGGATTTAAGGAATACTGTGCGCTTCTCTTCATGAAAGGTGCCTTGTTGGATGATCCGGAGGCAATTCTCATCCAGCAAACGAAAAATGTGCAGGCCGCACGCCAGATTCGGTTTACCCACCTTCGAGAAATTATCGAGTTGGAGCCTATCTTAAAAGCCTATATCCGCCAAGCCATAGAAGTGGAAAAGGCCGGATTGAAAGTGAAGCATAAGGAGACTTCTGAATACGCTGTTCCTGAAGAATTTCAAAGCAGGTTAGATGCAAGCCCAAACCTGAAGACCGCTTTTGAGGCACTTACACCGGGACGGGAACGAGGATACCTTTACTACTTCTCCACAGCCAAACAATCCAAAACTCGAGAGGCACGGGTTGAGAAATACATACCGAAAATACTTAAAGGAAAAGGATTCGACGACTGA
- a CDS encoding ATP-dependent helicase — translation MSEQVPINEGLTVAPKRFVLKRAADLAQIDESRFKVRYEQELNPAQFEAVKHKDGPALVIAGAGTGKTRTLTYRVARLVEQGVDPKSILLLTFTRRASQEMLRRASALLHDRAAENVAGGTFHSFANLTLRKYAAVIGFSNNFSILDAGDSHDVINLLRSQMGVATARRRFPKKTTLGAMFSLAVNRLMSVEEVVENDFPHFREDLGDILRLHGAYHAYKRKANAMDYDDLLTNLVLLLETDEKIRRSVAQKYRYIMVDEYQDVNRLQARIVQLLSGDDSSRANVMVVGDDAQSIYRFRGAEVENIFDFPKEYPGAKIIPLEENYRSTQPILTMTNHIISLAARRYEKTLFTRSVRGEMPQVVCAESEAQQSLYVVEKILEYREMGVGLNDIAVLFRSGYMSFDLELELQRANIPFQKFGGMKFIETSHIKDLTAMLRVIENPKDAVSWFRILLLHDGVGPKTAERIVNQIVDSGFGFRTSDIDSEEAASPSSPAPKVSSAIQDLFGALKFVASERMTPPEKVEHLIEYYKPILRRKYDDYQKREKDIETFQLITERYRSLTSLLSDLSLDPPSESLTDIEETTKDNEILTLSTIHSAKGLEWNAVIITNCLDGRFPSVHAARDQEDLEEERRLMYVAATRAKEHLIITYPTNLYDRESGIVLSKPSRFIDGVVEKELAEGWVIAQE, via the coding sequence ATGTCCGAACAGGTGCCCATCAACGAGGGATTAACGGTTGCTCCGAAGCGCTTCGTGCTCAAGCGAGCGGCCGATCTCGCCCAAATTGATGAATCGCGCTTCAAAGTCCGTTACGAGCAGGAGCTGAATCCGGCACAATTCGAGGCCGTTAAACACAAGGATGGTCCTGCTCTTGTCATTGCTGGCGCCGGTACTGGCAAGACACGCACGCTGACCTATCGCGTCGCACGCTTGGTCGAGCAGGGGGTCGATCCCAAGTCGATCTTACTGCTGACATTCACCCGCCGCGCCTCGCAGGAGATGCTTCGGCGTGCATCGGCACTGCTGCATGATCGCGCTGCCGAAAACGTTGCCGGTGGCACATTCCACTCGTTTGCGAATCTCACGCTCCGCAAGTATGCCGCCGTTATCGGATTCTCCAATAATTTTTCGATTCTCGATGCCGGCGATTCGCACGATGTGATTAATCTGCTTCGCTCACAGATGGGCGTTGCGACAGCGCGCCGTCGCTTCCCGAAGAAGACAACGCTTGGCGCGATGTTCTCGCTTGCCGTTAATCGCCTAATGTCGGTCGAGGAAGTTGTCGAGAATGATTTCCCGCATTTCCGCGAGGATCTGGGCGATATCCTTCGCCTGCATGGCGCGTATCATGCCTACAAGCGCAAGGCGAACGCGATGGACTACGACGATCTGCTGACGAACCTCGTGCTCCTGTTGGAGACCGACGAGAAGATCCGCCGTTCGGTCGCGCAGAAATATCGATACATCATGGTCGATGAGTATCAGGACGTCAATCGTCTGCAAGCCCGCATTGTGCAGTTACTCTCTGGTGATGATTCATCTCGCGCGAATGTGATGGTCGTTGGCGATGATGCACAGTCCATCTATCGGTTCCGTGGCGCGGAAGTCGAGAACATTTTCGATTTTCCGAAAGAGTATCCGGGCGCGAAGATCATTCCGCTCGAAGAGAATTATCGCTCGACGCAGCCGATCCTTACGATGACGAATCACATCATCTCGCTTGCGGCCCGGCGATATGAGAAGACGCTCTTCACCCGCTCGGTGCGCGGCGAGATGCCGCAGGTCGTTTGCGCCGAAAGCGAAGCTCAACAATCGCTCTACGTCGTCGAGAAAATTCTGGAATATCGCGAGATGGGCGTGGGCCTGAACGACATCGCTGTGCTGTTTCGGTCGGGATATATGTCGTTCGATCTCGAACTCGAACTGCAGCGCGCAAACATCCCGTTCCAAAAATTCGGCGGCATGAAGTTTATCGAGACGTCGCACATCAAGGACCTCACCGCGATGCTCCGCGTCATTGAAAATCCGAAAGATGCTGTAAGCTGGTTTCGGATTTTACTGCTTCATGATGGTGTCGGTCCAAAAACCGCGGAGCGCATCGTCAATCAAATTGTCGATTCTGGTTTTGGATTTCGTACTTCCGATATTGATAGCGAAGAGGCTGCTTCGCCATCGAGTCCGGCGCCGAAAGTATCGTCCGCAATTCAGGATTTGTTCGGCGCTCTGAAGTTTGTTGCCAGCGAACGCATGACGCCGCCCGAAAAAGTCGAGCATCTGATCGAGTACTATAAGCCCATTCTGCGCCGAAAATACGATGATTACCAGAAGCGCGAGAAGGACATCGAGACGTTTCAGCTTATTACGGAACGCTATCGCTCACTGACTTCGCTTCTCAGCGATCTCTCGCTCGATCCGCCAAGCGAATCGCTCACGGACATCGAAGAGACCACGAAGGACAACGAAATCCTGACACTTAGCACGATCCACTCTGCGAAGGGCCTCGAGTGGAACGCAGTTATTATCACGAATTGCCTCGATGGCCGCTTCCCATCGGTCCACGCCGCGCGCGATCAGGAAGATTTGGAGGAAGAGCGCCGCCTTATGTACGTCGCCGCCACGCGCGCGAAGGAGCATCTCATCATCACGTATCCGACCAATCTCTACGATCGCGAATCAGGGATCGTCCTCTCGAAACCGAGCCGGTTCATTGATGGAGTGGTCGAAAAAGAACTTGCCGAAGGGTGGGTGATTGCGCAGGAGTAG
- a CDS encoding 3-hydroxyacyl-CoA dehydrogenase NAD-binding domain-containing protein — MKTIGIIGAGTMGTGIALSSALAGYEVVLYDIADGFLQRAYRSVGSMTDKMVERGKLTHKEANEAALRIRTTSHFDHLKTAELVIEAAIEKLEIKQDLFSKLGDMVGEDCLLATNTSSLSISAVASATRKPDRVLGLHFFNPAHLMKLVEIVRGHETTDDVMYRAEGYIKQLGKTPVLAKDTPGFIVNRVARNFYGEAFRLLGDGIATHAQIDRIMKANGFAMGPFELMDLIGIDVNLAVTQSVYDQFFQEPRFRPHLVQQKMVEANLLGKKTGRGFYDYSPKA, encoded by the coding sequence ATGAAAACGATTGGCATTATCGGCGCTGGCACCATGGGGACCGGCATTGCGCTTTCGAGCGCGCTCGCGGGCTATGAGGTCGTGCTCTACGACATTGCAGACGGCTTTTTGCAACGCGCGTACCGCTCAGTCGGTAGCATGACGGATAAGATGGTGGAGCGCGGCAAACTCACGCACAAGGAAGCGAACGAAGCCGCACTGCGCATCCGGACCACCTCGCACTTCGATCATCTGAAGACTGCCGAACTCGTCATCGAGGCCGCGATCGAAAAACTCGAAATAAAACAGGACTTATTCTCAAAGCTGGGCGACATGGTCGGCGAAGATTGCCTGCTCGCAACGAATACATCTTCGCTCTCGATATCCGCAGTTGCCAGTGCAACACGTAAGCCGGATCGGGTGCTAGGCCTGCACTTCTTCAACCCGGCGCATCTTATGAAGTTGGTCGAAATCGTTCGTGGACACGAGACAACCGACGACGTGATGTACCGCGCCGAAGGCTATATCAAGCAATTAGGAAAGACGCCGGTACTTGCCAAGGATACGCCTGGTTTTATCGTCAATCGCGTCGCTCGCAATTTCTATGGCGAAGCATTCCGGCTGCTTGGTGATGGCATTGCGACGCACGCGCAAATCGATCGCATTATGAAGGCCAACGGTTTTGCGATGGGGCCGTTCGAGTTGATGGACCTGATCGGCATCGACGTGAACCTTGCCGTTACGCAATCGGTCTATGACCAGTTCTTCCAGGAGCCGCGCTTCCGCCCGCACTTGGTGCAACAGAAGATGGTCGAAGCAAATTTACTCGGCAAGAAGACAGGCCGAGGGTTTTACGACTACTCGCCTAAGGCTTGA
- a CDS encoding peroxiredoxin has translation MIPLLVALFNMTLSANVQPVVLAPGDTAPDFTAQITDGSHVSLHDYKGKSNVVLYFYPEDMTGGCTIEACNFRDDNAKYKAENTVVLGVSMDPIEMHKQFTEKDHLNFPLLVDTDRKIIDAYGVPVNGHHANRWSFLIGKDGKIAHVYHNVNARVHSEELLKDITTLNGKH, from the coding sequence ATGATACCTTTACTTGTCGCACTATTTAACATGACACTTTCAGCCAACGTTCAACCAGTCGTTCTTGCACCCGGCGATACCGCCCCGGACTTCACTGCTCAGATCACCGATGGATCGCATGTTTCCTTGCACGATTATAAGGGCAAATCCAATGTCGTGCTGTATTTCTATCCCGAAGACATGACAGGCGGCTGCACGATTGAAGCGTGCAACTTCCGCGACGACAATGCCAAATACAAAGCCGAGAACACGGTTGTCCTCGGAGTCTCGATGGACCCGATCGAAATGCACAAGCAGTTCACCGAGAAGGACCATCTGAATTTCCCACTGCTTGTCGATACCGACCGCAAGATCATTGATGCCTATGGAGTACCCGTCAACGGACATCATGCCAATCGATGGTCATTCCTCATCGGCAAGGACGGCAAGATTGCACACGTGTATCACAATGTGAATGCGCGCGTCCATAGCGAGGAGCTTTTGAAAGACATAACCACACTCAATGGCAAACACTAA